From the Methanobacterium spitsbergense genome, one window contains:
- a CDS encoding DNA-3-methyladenine glycosylase: MKLKRSFYMQDTIVVAKGLLGCFLVHRTLEGITKGKIVEIEAHMGPNDKGAHSYGGRHTPRMDPLYNTGGYAYIFQLHGHNYCFNVVTQKTGIPQAVLIRGLEPIQGLDLMAKRRNIDISTGLRSKFKNLTNGPSKLCQAMDIDTSLNGIDLCGDELFITSGKTFNDDEILSAPRVNIDYAEEYKNKKWRFFLKKMNL, from the coding sequence ATGAAACTTAAAAGATCATTTTACATGCAGGATACAATAGTTGTAGCTAAAGGATTATTAGGCTGCTTTTTAGTCCATAGAACTCTTGAAGGAATAACAAAGGGCAAAATTGTAGAAATAGAAGCTCATATGGGTCCAAATGATAAGGGAGCCCATTCTTATGGAGGTAGGCATACCCCCCGTATGGATCCTCTTTACAATACAGGAGGATATGCATATATTTTCCAACTACATGGGCATAATTACTGTTTTAATGTTGTAACTCAAAAAACAGGAATTCCACAAGCTGTACTTATACGAGGTTTGGAACCTATTCAAGGTTTGGATTTAATGGCAAAACGTAGGAATATTGATATATCAACAGGTTTGAGAAGTAAATTTAAGAATTTGACTAATGGACCTTCAAAATTATGTCAGGCAATGGATATTGATACTTCACTTAACGGGATAGATTTGTGCGGAGATGAACTCTTTATTACATCAGGAAAGACTTTCAATGATGATGAAATCTTGAGTGCTCCAAGGGTAAATATTGATTATGCAGAAGAATATAAAAATAAAAAATGGCGATTTTTTTTGAAAAAAATGAATTTGTAA
- a CDS encoding Ig-like domain-containing protein — translation MERFIGQYKFSIDNRRNYDNLIVFAVVITLLGVIFALGMGNVSAAPGDTIYVNNATGNDDYDGISATWVGGMVGPKATIQNGTNTVDDNGRVNVADGTYNEHITINKNVTLLGQSQIGTIIDGTASGRPLIITPGLTVNLTNFTIQNGNADSGGGIYNEGTVIINNCTIRQNIAQAYYNAMGGAIFNLGTITLNDCTITQNTANSFSYSGSGGAIINAGSVTINSCIITQNTAQGGSSSGGAIFNNGNVLAHYNVFNGNTALTGAAISNYYGYVDAQYNWWGSNVDPSSQFYGVLYNPWLYMTIKATPNNINNGETSQIIASFNNLFDGTTVTDLIPTIGHIPDGILVNFSSDALGTVNPLSGTTINGIASTTFTAGLNPGISTITSSVDAATVTTGVTINENVPPLVTSTSPVNNALNVVVNKVIQITFDRNIQLGTNPWIELKTSSSGTAVPYTTNIVGNVLSITPNSLLAVGTSYSVILHSNSVINLVGIGLAAPYTTRFTTETPPVVTSTSPVNNAFNVALNKVIQITFDKAIQLGTNPWIELKTSNSGTIVPYTTNIIGNVLSITPNSLLNAGTKYTVILHSNSITDMQGNGLNTPYTTIFTTTLPPVVTSTSPMNNEVNVAVNKVIQINFSKAIQLGTNSWIELKNQYGQIKPYTTSINGNTLNITANAAFARGTTYTVILHSNSVTSTGGAGLTTPYTTKFTTTTT, via the coding sequence GTGGAAAGATTTATAGGACAATATAAATTTTCTATTGATAACAGAAGGAATTATGATAATTTAATTGTTTTTGCAGTTGTAATAACATTATTAGGGGTTATTTTTGCTTTGGGTATGGGTAATGTTTCAGCTGCTCCGGGAGATACTATTTATGTTAACAATGCCACTGGAAACGACGACTATGATGGAATCAGTGCTACTTGGGTTGGTGGAATGGTTGGACCCAAAGCAACCATACAAAATGGAACCAACACCGTAGACGATAATGGAAGAGTTAATGTCGCCGACGGAACCTATAACGAACATATTACTATCAACAAAAATGTGACTCTCCTAGGACAAAGCCAAATCGGCACCATAATCGATGGAACCGCGAGCGGCCGGCCATTAATTATAACCCCTGGACTTACAGTAAATCTGACTAACTTCACAATACAAAATGGAAATGCTGATAGCGGGGGAGGGATCTACAATGAGGGTACGGTGATTATAAACAACTGTACTATCCGACAAAACATAGCACAAGCATATTATAATGCAATGGGAGGCGCTATCTTCAACCTTGGCACTATAACTCTTAACGATTGCACCATAACGCAGAACACCGCTAATTCGTTCAGTTATAGTGGATCTGGTGGTGCCATCATTAATGCAGGTAGTGTCACTATTAATAGTTGTATCATAACGCAGAACACCGCACAGGGAGGAAGTTCATCTGGGGGTGCTATCTTCAACAATGGTAACGTTCTTGCACATTACAATGTCTTCAATGGCAACACCGCACTTACCGGAGCTGCTATTAGCAACTATTATGGCTACGTAGATGCACAGTATAACTGGTGGGGGTCCAACGTCGATCCCAGCAGCCAATTTTACGGTGTACTCTACAACCCTTGGTTATACATGACCATCAAGGCGACTCCAAATAATATTAACAACGGAGAAACGAGCCAAATTATTGCAAGTTTCAATAATCTTTTTGACGGCACTACGGTGACCGATCTGATTCCAACCATTGGACATATACCCGATGGAATACTTGTAAACTTTTCAAGCGATGCATTAGGCACAGTTAACCCATTAAGTGGGACCACAATTAATGGTATAGCATCAACAACATTCACGGCAGGTTTAAATCCGGGAATATCTACAATAACTTCAAGTGTTGATGCAGCAACTGTAACAACGGGTGTTACAATTAATGAAAATGTGCCACCGTTAGTTACAAGCACAAGTCCAGTTAACAACGCCCTGAATGTAGTGGTGAATAAGGTTATTCAAATAACCTTTGACAGAAACATACAACTCGGAACCAATCCATGGATAGAACTCAAAACAAGCAGCAGTGGAACAGCAGTACCATATACAACAAACATAGTAGGAAATGTACTTTCAATAACACCTAACTCATTACTGGCAGTGGGAACATCGTACTCTGTTATCTTACATTCTAACAGTGTTATAAATCTGGTTGGAATTGGATTAGCAGCTCCTTATACAACACGATTCACAACAGAGACACCACCAGTTGTTACCAGTACAAGTCCAGTGAACAATGCATTTAACGTCGCATTGAATAAGGTTATACAGATAACCTTCGATAAAGCCATACAACTCGGAACCAATCCATGGATCGAACTCAAAACAAGCAACAGTGGAACAATAGTACCATACACAACAAACATAATAGGAAATGTACTATCAATAACACCTAACTCACTCTTAAATGCAGGAACTAAATACACAGTCATCCTACACTCCAACAGCATAACAGACATGCAAGGAAATGGTTTAAACACACCGTACACAACCATATTCACAACAACCTTACCACCAGTCGTAACAAGCACAAGTCCAATGAACAACGAAGTTAATGTGGCTGTAAATAAGGTGATACAAATCAACTTCAGCAAAGCCATCCAACTCGGAACTAACTCATGGATAGAACTCAAAAATCAATACGGACAAATAAAACCATACACAACCAGTATAAACGGTAACACACTGAATATAACAGCCAACGCAGCATTTGCAAGAGGAACAACCTACACAGTCATACTACATTCAAACAGCGTTACAAGCACAGGCGGAGCAGGACTAACAACACCATACACAACAAAATTCACAACAACCACAACATAA
- a CDS encoding isochorismatase family protein, whose translation MNLNEGKLELLTDLNSVLVLVDYQPTMIKSVSSGDKTIIKNAAIFAAKAASILDVPVVLSSINPHSNGDVFPEITEIFPDQEVFAREIPSFDAFEDDKTFNAVKETNRNKIVVSGLWTSMCFRYLT comes from the coding sequence GTGAATTTAAACGAAGGAAAATTGGAGTTATTAACTGATTTGAATAGTGTTTTAGTTTTGGTGGATTATCAGCCAACCATGATTAAAAGTGTTAGTTCAGGGGATAAGACAATAATCAAGAATGCTGCTATATTTGCTGCTAAAGCTGCAAGCATTCTTGATGTTCCTGTTGTTTTATCATCGATTAATCCTCATAGTAACGGGGATGTGTTTCCAGAGATTACTGAAATTTTTCCCGATCAAGAAGTGTTTGCAAGGGAAATTCCAAGTTTTGATGCATTTGAAGATGATAAAACTTTTAATGCGGTTAAAGAAACAAACAGAAATAAGATAGTGGTATCAGGATTATGGACGAGTATGTGCTTTAGATACTTAACATAA
- a CDS encoding DNA-3-methyladenine glycosylase I: MCYAFMQAVGMVNDHVVDCFRHSELKQS; encoded by the coding sequence ATCTGTTATGCATTTATGCAAGCTGTAGGAATGGTAAACGATCATGTTGTGGATTGTTTCAGGCATTCTGAGTTGAAACAAAGTTAA